The nucleotide sequence TCAATCTTCAATTAGCTAAGAATATGCTGACTCTGCTTATCTTCGACTAATCCAAGCGATTAAAAAATAGCTATTTATGGCTTTGTAAGCATTTTTCTCAACATCGATTCCAACATAACGTGATCCTCACCCTCATTAAATTCAGGATCGATAATATTTCTTCCCATAGAGCCATCTGCGATGACTAACAGCCATGTTGCAATTTCCTCTGGCTCAAGTGTTGAGTCTATCTGCCCTTTTTTAATACCGTTTTTCAGCATCGTAATCAAACGCTGTTTGTTGTTTCTTTCATTTTCAATAAAAATCTCGTGAATGCTCGCATTACGCGATGCTTCAGCAAAAATTTCAATACTAATGCGCGCATATTCGGGGTGATTATAAAGCGCTATAATTTCCTTCATTAAATCGATGATTGCTTGAATACACTCTTCTTCGGCTTCATAGCGACAAAAGATATCGTCAAACAGTTGTGCATCTTCTAATGCAATCGCCTCAATAATCGAATTCTTATTCGGAAAGTAATGAAATACATTCCCAGGACTCATACCTGCTTCATGACAGATTTCTGCTGTTGATGTGGAGTGAAAACCTTTTACAGCAAAGCAACGTATTGCAGCATCAATAATATGCTTCATTTTCGCTTTTTGTTTTTCAGTAACAGTCTTGTTCATAACATTAAAAATCTCTGGACAAAATAAATTAGACTGATTAGTCTATAATCAACTAGACCAAACAGTCTAAAAAGTTAACCCTATTATTGCAGAGTAACGATATCATGCAATTACTTAATGAACACTATCAGCTTCGTGTGGCAGAACCTTCAGATATTCCTGAAATTATTCAATTATTTACACAAGCATTTCGTTTTAAATTGAACGCATTTAATATTGATAGCACTAATCCTAACCAACGTCGGCAATTAGAGGCTATTTGGAATTCATTAGCATGTAAAAAAAATAGCCAACAATTTGTTGTCACTGATGATGGAAAGATAATTGCAACATTTTGCTTAGTGATAAAAGAAAACGACTTTATTTCAAATCCCTTTACTAAAACACCTTTCTTGGATTATTGGCGTTTTGGTATCGCTCATTATATTAAGCAAAAGATTTTCTTTTCTTTATTTGATTATATGCCAAATGAAAATGAGGCTTATTTGGCACATATTGCCGTTTTATCATCATATCAAGGACACGGTATTGCTTACGCTATACTTGATTGGATAACCCAATATAGTAAAGATATTCTGAGAAAAGCGTTTTTATCACTGTATGTCGATATTCATCATCAAGGTGCACTTTATTTGTATCAAAAGAATGGGTTTTATATTGAAAAAGAGGAATCATCACGCTTAACACAGTCTATTTTCCATATTCAACATTGGTACTATATGTTGAAAAAAACCGACTTAATGACCTATTAAATATCTCTATTATCATTAAAGAGTGGCTAAAAGCACTGAAATAAGGCATTTTTAATATAATTATAAACAGTGCTTTTCTTCCATGATGACCAATATTAACGTTTAAAATAAGTTCGCGTTGTTAATGCAGTTAATACGTGATCTCGCCACTCTTGATTAATTTGTAGATAGTTTTTGGCGTAGCCTTCCCGTTCAAAACCATGTTTAGCTAATAGGTTTCCACTGCGTAAATTATGAGGCATATAATTCGCCATAATACGATGCATCCCTTGCTGTCGTTGCATATAACGAAGTGTTTCCGTTAAGGCTTCCGACATATAGCCCTGACCTTGCCATTTTTCACCCACTGAATACCCCAGAAAACAGGCATTAAAAGCGCCGCGCATAACATTGCTGTAATTAGCAACACCAATAATTTCATCTTCATTTTGTGTTAATAACAGAAAATGAAAAGCACTTTCTTGTCGGTGCAGTTCGTTCATATATTGTAAGCGGTGTTCCCAACCAGCGGGTAGGTAATGTGTTTTATCTCTTACGGGTTCCCACGGAATTAAAAAGCGACGATTTAATGTATAATAATCGGCCAGTCTTTCAGCATCTCTCTCATATGCTAAACGAATTACCATTCTTTGTGTTTCAAAACGAATTTTAGGAATTCCGCCACGATAACCAAACATTACGATCTCATTATCCTTTGATATAAATAAGTCTAATTCTGAAGCAACTCTTCTTATTCTGCCACTAACCTTAATAAAAAAATATCATCTTTAATTTACTAGGAATTATGCACATTTAGAGACAGAATAGTCGAAGAAATAAATTATTTCATTCCCCCCTTATTTTATTTAAATTATTTGCTTATTGATGGTGAGTAATGGCGCTGGTAACACAAGCCCGTACTTTGGGTAAATACTTCCTCCTAATTGACAATATGTTAGTTGTCTTAGGTTTTTTCGTCGTTTTTCCGCTTATTTCTATTCGTTTCGTCGAACAATTAGGTTGGGCTGGTGTTATTGTCGGCTTTGCTTTAGGGCTTAGACAATTAGTACAACAAGGCCTTGGTATTTTTGGTGGTGCTATTGCAGACCGTTTTGGTGCAAAACCAATGATAATAACGGGTATGTTATTACGAGCTTCAGGTTTTGCTTTAATGGCAATGGCAGATCAACCTTGGATACTTTGGTTATCTTGCATTTTATCTGCATTAGGTGGGACTTTATTTGATCCACCTCGCACAGCGCTAGTTATCAAATTAACCCGTCCTTATGAACGCGGTCGTTTTTACTCTTTATTATTAATGCAAGATAGCGCCGGTGCCGTTATTGGTGCACTCATTGGTAGCTGGTTATTACAGTATGATTTTCATTTAGTCTGCTGGGTCGGTGCTGGTGTTTTTGTTATCGCCGCCTTATTTAATGCTTGGTTATTACCCGCTTACCGTATATCCACAACCCGAACACCAATTAAAGAAGGGTTAAAACGCGTATTTCTTGATAAACGCTTTGTCAGTTATGTCTTAACGTTGACGGGTTATTTTGTATTATCCGTTCAAGTCATGTTGATGTTTCCTATTATCGTCAATGATATTGCGGGTACGCCAACTGCCGTAAAATGGATGTATGCCATTGAAGCCCTGCTTTCTTTAACGTTGCTTTATCCTATTGCGCGATGGAGTGAGAAACGCTTTAAATTAGAACAACGTTTAATGGCGGGCTTATTTTTAATGAGCATCAGCATGTTCCCTGTTGGTATGATCCATTCATTACAAAGCATTTTCTTGATTATTGGACTGTTCTATCTTGGTACTATTACCGCAGAGCCTGCTCGCGAAACATTAAGTGCATCACTTGCAGATCCTCGCGCTCGTGGTAGTTATATGGGCTTTAGCCGATTAGGCTTAGCATTTGGTGGTGCAATTGGATATACCGGTGGTGGATGGATGTATGATTTAGGTAATCAATTTGATATGCCTGAATTGCCTTGGTTCTTACTAGGAACCGTAGGTTTAATAACACTTTATGCGTTACATCGCCAATTTAATCGTAAAAAAATAGAAACAGCCATGCTTACTCCCTAAAGATCGGGTAAACTCTTAGTTATCAATGATCAAGGAGTGTTTATGAAAGCAATTTTTCTAACAGCTATATTAGTATTAACAAGCTTAGTCACAGGGTGTGATCAGCTCAAGCAATTTGATGTAAGTGAAAATCTTATTAATGACTATATCAGCCAAAAAATAAATCTCCAGAAACATATTGGTGAAGATGAAGTTGTATCCGCTGATATTAAATTGAGCAATCTTTCCATTCAAATTGGTCGTACTGAGCCGGGTAAAATTAGTCTTTCTGGTACAACCGACCTAACAATTAATTCATTCTTTGGCAAGACAAACGCTAAAGTTGAGCTTACGTTATCAGGCCAACCTTCTTATCAAGCTGATAAAGGAGCGATATACATAAAATCAATGGCTATTGATAGTTACAAAGTCTCTCCAGAAAAAATGGATGCAGTGGTTGTAGCATTAAAACCTTATTTAGAGACAACCATCGCAACTTACTTTGATAATCAACCTGTTTATGTTCTTAATCCGGAAAAAAACAGTGCTGAAGCAGCCGCGTTTAAACTGGCTAAAGGAATTGAAGTTAAACCAGGTAAATTTGTGATCCAACTCTAATAGTTACGCGGGTTGATTAAAAATATTTATCGTCATTAATGAGAAAGGCAAACCTAATGGTTTGCCTTTTTTATGAATAATAAAATGCTTTTACAAAGAAATATTTATATTACTCTGCTTCTGCCTCATCGCTCTCTTCATTATCAGAGAGTTCTTCGCGTAACGCTGATAATGCACCACGCGCAACACCTGCTAGTGTACGATAAAAGCCACTGGTTGCATGAGCTTCAACCTTACCTAAAAATGTTCCAGCCCAAGGCAGCAGATATTCATCAAATAATTGTATTTGTGCTAATACTTCATCTTGCGCAGAATTATCTTCAAGCCATGAAGCAGCAAGTAATAAAGAACCAAAACTGTCTGTTGCATTGTCAGTAACAGGCATCCCTCTTGTGACTAGGAATTGACGAATATCGTCTTCTTTAATTTCTTCATAATCATGGGCATAAATAGATACCGCTGGCGCATCACCACCAAAAAGAGATTGATAATCAGCTTCAACAATAGCCAAATCTTTAACACTATTTTTTAAGGTGTTAAATAGCTCATCTTGCTCTAATGGCCATAACTGGCTCAGTTTCCCTTCGCCAATCATTTTTATAATTGGCGCTAAGATAGGATCATTGGGTTCACGTTGAAATAATGTGCCTAAAAGACGACAAACAATCGAAAATTCATTCATTCTATTTTTACCCCATAAAGTTTCGCGTTATTGTGCTTTTAATGGTAAGAAAATCAACTTTTTTCGTCATGTCTCTTTTATTGTTAATATTAATCTTACTATCTCTAATCACTTAAAACAGAAAAAGCGCGCTCTTATTATTAAGTCTTTTACTTAATATAAGAAACGCGCCTAATCCCATGCTATTTTTCAACAGCAATTATTTTGCCAATTAATTAGCTGGCGATATCTAAAAAGTTGTCTCGCACACCGTTTACTCTAAACCAACCAGCAATACTGACTCTCTCTTTATTAGTAGGAAGGACTTCATGAGGAAATTGCTCCGAAAGAAAAACAACCAAACGCCCACCCTTTGGTGCCACAGTCGCCAGTTCTTTATCTTCAAGATCGTAAATCACTAATTCACCACTATCTTCTTTTGTCCAAGCTTCATTAAGATACAACACTGTAGTTAAACGGCGAGTGACATTTTCTTTAAATGCATCAAGATGTTTTTTATAAAATGCACCTTTCTCATAACAGGCAAAATGTGCTTCGTATTCAAAAAGACCTAAATAGAATTCTCGATTAACGGCACGCTGAATAGACTCCATTTGCATTAAGTAATGCTGAACGGGTGTTCCCATTTCAGGTTCTAGCCAACGTATTTTATCACTTCGAATTGTTGTTTCTGCAAGTCGATTCTCATGACGACCAATACGCGCTTGTTGTGCATTACCATCAAAACAAGCGCGCAATTGTTGAACAGCCTCTGGTGTGAGGAAATCATCCCATACACACCATCCTTTCTCTGCTATTTGCTCAAGAAGTTCTGCTATATTCATTAAGTATATTGTCTGATAAACATGGGAAACTACTTTATATCACCAAGTTAAGTAAAATTACAATTTAATAAACTTATCTTTTCGATAACATCAATTAATTAGAGATAAATCTTATAAAAATCAAAAATAAAAGATCAAACAAGATTTAACACTACTGATGCTTTTAAAAGCCTCATTTTTACAAGGGTCATTTTATAAGTTGCATCACATTAACAATAAGCAAAATGAATGATTTGTTTAGTAATAATAATTTGTCGATATTTTATCCACACTCCCTTCACCTTCATTATAAATATAATTAATATTCCCTTTAACTTGAGTATGTATAATCGCTTTTTTATTTCCTAATCGCACAAATCCTGTCGGTAATGTCTTCTTTTTGTACGAAAGTTCACTAACAGACATAAGATCTGTAGAAGCAATTTGATATTCAACATGGGCAAACTGCTGTTTATATTTAGTATATAAATCATCCAGCTTTTCTTTGAGCTTATTTAAATCAATCTGTTCAGAATTTTTACTCTCTTCAACAAATTTATTTATTTCATTTTGTAAATCAGAACGCAGTGAGCGCCCCTGTCTATTTAGCTGATAATTTGCTGTAAAATAAGGCTTAAATTTTTCATTCATATTATCTTTTGTTTGAGAAGACAATGTCTCTTTTCTTTCCTTTAATGAGGATAAAAAACGATCAATGTTATATTGTCTATTTTCTTTTGTTATTTTCTCCTGAAAAATATCTTCTTTGCTTTGAAATGGAGTAGTCATTAAATTTTTATTAATACTATTTTTTAATTTATTTATTGCCTTTTTATCTGATGATAAATTTAAATAGATGCTATCTAATTTAGATATACTATTAGAAAGATGATATTTCTCTGGATATTTTTCTAATAATCTATTTATTTTTAATACTCTTTTATAAATGCCTTTTATATCTTTTTTATCTTGATCCAATTTTTCTGCGCTTATTAATTTCTCACTTTTAAAAAGTGTAAAACTTAATAAGCTATTTATTCTTTTTTTCACCATTAATTCGAAATCTTTTACAGACGTTAATGGATACCACTGAATAACATTATCAGAATTGCTCGTAGAAGGCATAAATTTCAAATCACGATAAATATCAACACCAAGTTCTAATAAATTGAGATCAAGCCTTTTTGTTTTTTTTGTCACATCTGTTTTACCATAGTCGATAAATTTATTAATATTTAAATTTAATTTTAATAAATTTAAAATAAAGTTTATACCAATAGCATTTCTGGGTACGGTGAGTTCCATATTGGGATTAATCATTACATCGACATCAAAACTGGCTTCACTTCTTACCTCAGTTCCTAACGAAAGACTTATATTGTGATCAATTTCAAGGGTAGAATTATTGATTAATTCATTTTCATTTTGATTTAATCCTTGATTAATAAAATTTGGGATATCATTAATATCAAGGCTAAATGAGAAATTAGATTTTTTAGCATAAGTGGCACCTAATAAAGCACTTGCCATGACAGGAGTAACAAAACCATAGTCAACATTTCCTAAATCCCATCTTTTTTCATATCCACCAATCCCCGCTGATAAACCCGCAACCAAAAGATTCTTATTATTATTAATAAAAGAGAAAGTAATCTTATTATCTTCACTTTTTGATAATGTGATAGAGTGCGATTTTACATAAGAAGCTAATAAAAAGGCGTTAACCCCTATATTATTTGGTAGTTGAAAAGCATTAATACCGAAGAAGGCTCGAATATCATTATGGTGATTAATGGTAATATTTTCTTTATCTTTTAGCGAATTAACCAACGAATAAATCACCTCACCTTGTGTTGTACTATTTTTTATACCTTTAACAGCACGATTTAACACATCATAGCTTTTCCCTATATTTTCTTTAATACCATATAATGCCATCGGCTTGCTGTTATATACAGAAGTCGAAGAGTTAATAAGTTGCTTTATATTACAAAATAATCCTCTAAATCCAGGATCAACAGCTTTTGCAATATTTTTCACCATTGCCTTATATTCTTTTAATGCATATTGCTCTTTAGCTTTATTAATATTTAATCGAGCATTATCAATAAAAGAAGAGAAAAAAGGGATATTTCTACTACTAAAATTGCCAACTGTTTGAGTAGAGAATGGTTGTCCTGAATGATAATTTTTATAATTATTTTCACCTATCACTGAGTAAAAAGATAAAGGAGGTTCTTGCTTTAAACGAGTAACTTCATATTGATAATCTTTAATAGCAAAAATATTCAAAGGATCAAGGTAATATATTTTTATTTTATTTCCTTTATCTACAACGAGTTGTACTTGATTTAATATTGGTTTGATTGCTAATATTTTATCTGTATTTTTTAATGGAATTTTTATTTTATACTCTTCCATTTCTATGGAAGCACCATCAACTCCATCAACTTGATCTCCAGAAGAAATTTTATTAGGTAGTCCTTGAGCATAAAGCGCATTATCTTTAAGCTTAATGGTTAAATCTAATCCTTCACGATTAATTTTAATTATATTATTTTCTTTTAATTCCACAACATTATTAATGTTTGATAAATCTTGATTTAGATTATCATCAACTATATATTTTTCATATTCAACAGAAAAGTTACTACTAATAGCATTTGATGAGGTATTATTTAAACTATATTCTTCTTCTACTTTGTTAAATTTAATTTTATAGAGATCACTACTATTATCTATATTGTTACATTTATTTCCAATCAAAAAACCATTATGATCAACATAAAGTTCTTTAAACTTCATATTGTCACCATCTTGGGACTCTATATTAAAAAGATTATATTTAAATCCTCCTTTAAAGTGTTTTTGATATATCCCCGTAAATAAGTCATGTGTTTTACCTTTAATTAAGGTCAAGGAGCCATCATCTGAAAGTGTGATCCCCATATTATTAAGTGAAGGTGTATTTGTTGATCCTAAGTATACATAGTTATTCGCATTATTTAGGCTAAATTTTTTTTCTTCTTTCTGTTTATCATTGTTTTTATGATAAATGTTATTACTATTAGCCAGCCCTTCTACTGGATATTTTTCTTTTTTTCCATCAAAAACACCTATATGTGTTAGTTTACTAGGAATCATCCCTACTTTATTAGTCATGTATGCCTCATTGTTTTCAAATCATGAAGCAATAATCAATAAGATAATCTGCAAACGATATCTTTTTACAACCAGATTTTTATGACAATATATAAAAATTAAAAAAAGTACCTTTTTTGAAAACTCAGGCAAAAAAATAGGCAGCAAACTAAAGTTTGCCGCCTATTATCTAAAATTAAAATATAAATAAAATAGACTTAGTAACCACTCTTCATATCAACCACGCCCAAAGGTGCTTCTCCTTTTTCAATTCGTTGGATATTTTCA is from Proteus columbae and encodes:
- a CDS encoding TetR/AcrR family transcriptional regulator, which codes for MNKTVTEKQKAKMKHIIDAAIRCFAVKGFHSTSTAEICHEAGMSPGNVFHYFPNKNSIIEAIALEDAQLFDDIFCRYEAEEECIQAIIDLMKEIIALYNHPEYARISIEIFAEASRNASIHEIFIENERNNKQRLITMLKNGIKKGQIDSTLEPEEIATWLLVIADGSMGRNIIDPEFNEGEDHVMLESMLRKMLTKP
- a CDS encoding GNAT family N-acetyltransferase yields the protein MQLLNEHYQLRVAEPSDIPEIIQLFTQAFRFKLNAFNIDSTNPNQRRQLEAIWNSLACKKNSQQFVVTDDGKIIATFCLVIKENDFISNPFTKTPFLDYWRFGIAHYIKQKIFFSLFDYMPNENEAYLAHIAVLSSYQGHGIAYAILDWITQYSKDILRKAFLSLYVDIHHQGALYLYQKNGFYIEKEESSRLTQSIFHIQHWYYMLKKTDLMTY
- the rimJ gene encoding ribosomal protein S5-alanine N-acetyltransferase, producing MFGYRGGIPKIRFETQRMVIRLAYERDAERLADYYTLNRRFLIPWEPVRDKTHYLPAGWEHRLQYMNELHRQESAFHFLLLTQNEDEIIGVANYSNVMRGAFNACFLGYSVGEKWQGQGYMSEALTETLRYMQRQQGMHRIMANYMPHNLRSGNLLAKHGFEREGYAKNYLQINQEWRDHVLTALTTRTYFKR
- the mdtH gene encoding multidrug efflux MFS transporter MdtH, producing MALVTQARTLGKYFLLIDNMLVVLGFFVVFPLISIRFVEQLGWAGVIVGFALGLRQLVQQGLGIFGGAIADRFGAKPMIITGMLLRASGFALMAMADQPWILWLSCILSALGGTLFDPPRTALVIKLTRPYERGRFYSLLLMQDSAGAVIGALIGSWLLQYDFHLVCWVGAGVFVIAALFNAWLLPAYRISTTRTPIKEGLKRVFLDKRFVSYVLTLTGYFVLSVQVMLMFPIIVNDIAGTPTAVKWMYAIEALLSLTLLYPIARWSEKRFKLEQRLMAGLFLMSISMFPVGMIHSLQSIFLIIGLFYLGTITAEPARETLSASLADPRARGSYMGFSRLGLAFGGAIGYTGGGWMYDLGNQFDMPELPWFLLGTVGLITLYALHRQFNRKKIETAMLTP
- a CDS encoding lipoprotein, with amino-acid sequence MKAIFLTAILVLTSLVTGCDQLKQFDVSENLINDYISQKINLQKHIGEDEVVSADIKLSNLSIQIGRTEPGKISLSGTTDLTINSFFGKTNAKVELTLSGQPSYQADKGAIYIKSMAIDSYKVSPEKMDAVVVALKPYLETTIATYFDNQPVYVLNPEKNSAEAAAFKLAKGIEVKPGKFVIQL
- a CDS encoding TorD/DmsD family molecular chaperone encodes the protein MNEFSIVCRLLGTLFQREPNDPILAPIIKMIGEGKLSQLWPLEQDELFNTLKNSVKDLAIVEADYQSLFGGDAPAVSIYAHDYEEIKEDDIRQFLVTRGMPVTDNATDSFGSLLLAASWLEDNSAQDEVLAQIQLFDEYLLPWAGTFLGKVEAHATSGFYRTLAGVARGALSALREELSDNEESDEAEAE
- a CDS encoding 2OG-Fe(II) oxygenase, whose translation is MNIAELLEQIAEKGWCVWDDFLTPEAVQQLRACFDGNAQQARIGRHENRLAETTIRSDKIRWLEPEMGTPVQHYLMQMESIQRAVNREFYLGLFEYEAHFACYEKGAFYKKHLDAFKENVTRRLTTVLYLNEAWTKEDSGELVIYDLEDKELATVAPKGGRLVVFLSEQFPHEVLPTNKERVSIAGWFRVNGVRDNFLDIAS